The Natrinema amylolyticum genome includes a region encoding these proteins:
- a CDS encoding right-handed parallel beta-helix repeat-containing protein — protein sequence MNRREFVRTAGLVGLAGIPEKVAGQTDGNSADDHDTIRVPTDEPTIQDAVDVAEESDLVLLEEDTYEEAIEIGTPRITLRGHNRNRVILDGGFEQEDGILVEADEVAVENLTVRHFRNNAVYWNDVDGFRGSFLTAYNNGYYGIYAYRSRDGRFEYSYASSHPDAGFYLGRNQPFEAVISDVVAEYNGLGYSGTSTGEDLTIKDSIWRHNMAGIVPNTLDTIDPPQHSSHIVNNVVYDNGNENAPTEQHTYPMFGTGILLWGGNDNLVEDNIVDSHPNFGIAAYPTVDEPSENVIRENIVRGSGRADLALGAPAGEDNQFEANEFRTSLPSAIQDDASEGDDHVTEVFQEQQRRAEDENYPSGNWRDQPEPRDQPTMRDPEAPPRPASKSISWGQ from the coding sequence ATGAATCGCAGAGAGTTCGTTCGAACGGCAGGTCTGGTCGGACTAGCCGGAATACCCGAGAAAGTCGCCGGACAGACCGACGGGAACAGCGCGGACGACCACGACACGATTCGGGTCCCTACCGACGAACCTACCATACAGGACGCCGTCGATGTTGCCGAGGAGAGCGACCTCGTACTTCTCGAAGAAGACACATACGAGGAGGCAATCGAGATCGGGACACCCAGGATAACACTGCGCGGTCACAACCGAAACAGGGTTATCCTCGACGGTGGGTTCGAGCAAGAAGACGGGATACTCGTCGAAGCCGATGAGGTCGCTGTCGAGAACCTTACTGTACGGCACTTTCGAAATAACGCCGTCTACTGGAACGACGTCGACGGATTCCGGGGGAGTTTCCTGACAGCGTACAACAACGGCTACTACGGGATTTACGCCTATCGCTCACGTGACGGCCGATTTGAGTACAGCTACGCGTCGAGTCATCCCGATGCTGGGTTCTATCTCGGCCGTAACCAACCGTTTGAGGCGGTGATCTCCGACGTTGTCGCTGAGTATAACGGTCTGGGGTACTCGGGGACCAGCACGGGTGAGGATCTAACGATCAAAGATTCGATCTGGCGGCATAACATGGCCGGTATCGTTCCGAACACGTTAGATACGATTGACCCACCCCAGCATTCCTCACACATCGTGAACAACGTCGTCTACGACAATGGCAACGAGAACGCCCCCACTGAGCAACACACGTATCCGATGTTTGGCACTGGCATCCTCCTCTGGGGTGGAAACGATAATCTCGTCGAGGACAACATCGTCGATAGTCACCCAAATTTTGGGATTGCAGCCTATCCTACCGTTGACGAGCCATCGGAGAACGTGATCCGAGAGAACATCGTCCGAGGATCAGGACGGGCAGACCTAGCGCTGGGCGCGCCTGCCGGCGAGGACAACCAATTTGAAGCAAATGAGTTTCGTACCAGCCTGCCGTCGGCCATCCAAGACGATGCGAGCGAGGGCGACGATCACGTCACCGAGGTCTTCCAGGAACAGCAGCGCCGCGCCGAGGACGAGAACTATCCGTCGGGCAACTGGCGCGACCAGCCTGAACCACGAGATCAGCCGACAATGCGTGATCCGGAAGCGCCACCTCGGCCCGCCAGCAAATCCATCTCATGGGGACAGTGA
- a CDS encoding class I fructose-bisphosphate aldolase, with amino-acid sequence MRSLDNTPIVQDGKSIILAHDHGLEHGPAAFADVPERLDPETVFEMATHDAVTGFAVQKGLAETYYPSYNDDVNLLAKLNGTSSLWMGEPYSPQTCSVEYALELGADAVGYTVYPGTNREPEMFEEFQKIQESAREHDTPVAMWSYPRGQAVKEHRKPEIISYATRIALELGADIAKVKYPRSGEAMANAVDAAGDVNVVLSGGSKTDDSEFLSLVETAMNAGASGLAVGRNVWQRDDPEQILDALEAIVFEGAAADEVLDG; translated from the coding sequence ATGCGATCACTTGATAATACTCCGATTGTACAGGACGGGAAGTCAATCATCCTCGCCCACGATCACGGACTAGAACACGGGCCGGCTGCCTTCGCGGATGTCCCTGAGCGGCTTGATCCGGAGACGGTCTTCGAAATGGCAACTCACGATGCAGTGACTGGGTTCGCAGTCCAGAAGGGGCTTGCAGAGACGTATTACCCCTCCTACAATGACGATGTGAACCTGCTGGCGAAACTCAACGGCACCAGTAGTCTCTGGATGGGCGAACCGTATTCGCCGCAGACGTGCTCGGTGGAGTACGCGCTGGAACTCGGCGCTGACGCCGTGGGATATACGGTATATCCAGGGACCAATCGCGAGCCGGAGATGTTCGAGGAGTTCCAGAAGATACAGGAATCGGCCCGCGAGCACGATACTCCAGTGGCGATGTGGTCGTACCCGCGTGGGCAGGCTGTAAAAGAGCACCGCAAGCCCGAAATAATTTCCTATGCGACTCGGATCGCGCTCGAGCTTGGTGCGGATATTGCGAAGGTAAAGTACCCGCGAAGCGGCGAAGCAATGGCTAACGCAGTGGACGCAGCAGGTGACGTGAACGTCGTCCTGAGTGGCGGCTCCAAGACCGACGATAGCGAATTCCTGTCATTGGTTGAGACGGCGATGAACGCTGGCGCTAGTGGTTTAGCGGTCGGTCGTAATGTCTGGCAGCGTGATGATCCTGAGCAGATCCTCGACGCCCTCGAAGCAATCGTCTTCGAGGGTGCGGCTGCGGACGAGGTACTTGACGGTTGA